A stretch of Dyella sp. BiH032 DNA encodes these proteins:
- a CDS encoding helix-turn-helix domain-containing protein — translation MSKINAGPVINRMRQAAGVDTDIALGALFGLGTSAVSGWRQRNKVPYEECVILAQRKSVSVDWLLFGIGALHIAEGAAAAGEEDSDPRLQRMLSFFRTWMATHEEDSKAWLEMQLARAIPEYADHLATRRQN, via the coding sequence ATGAGCAAGATCAATGCAGGTCCGGTTATCAACCGGATGCGTCAGGCGGCTGGCGTGGACACGGATATCGCTCTGGGCGCGTTGTTTGGCCTGGGGACTAGCGCGGTTTCCGGCTGGCGTCAGCGCAACAAAGTCCCTTACGAGGAATGCGTGATTCTCGCGCAGCGCAAGAGCGTGAGCGTCGACTGGCTGCTCTTTGGCATAGGCGCGCTGCACATCGCCGAGGGAGCTGCGGCGGCCGGGGAGGAAGATAGCGACCCGCGCCTACAGCGCATGCTCAGCTTCTTCCGCACTTGGATGGCAACCCATGAAGAAGATTCGAAAGCATGGCTCGAAATGCAGCTTGCGCGAGCGATACCTGAGTACGCTGACCACCTTGCCACAAGGCGCCAGAACTGA
- a CDS encoding toprim domain-containing protein has product MHADITRLLDQDFGLKPKGKGDWMRDGRCPQCQKKELFTRTDEPWVIKCGRIDKCRWERHVKELYPDLFDNWSDRFKVTESNPHAAADAYLASARGLDVARLRGCYTQESFVDRDLDASTATVRFPLRGGGYWERLIDRPQRFGKKKARFNFGASYKGHWWAPPGLDLKAAKEIWIVEGIFDAIALWMHGIAAVAALSCNNYPEIELAELATATGGDRPTLVWALDTDGTEDDGAGQRYIRKWSKQARAQGWDCEAAQIPQESGRKVDWNDLHLLDRLSPDDIKKYRYEGALLIARSASAKAMLMYGHCNKSQFPFEFGRRLWWFQLDLAKYEKAKAALEDKDAGLSEEEMREQALSECNAVHSICDGYPRVLYFQRNEVTDESWYYFRVTRPGDQPPVKNTFTGAQVMAAAEFGKRLASIAGGCFFSGTTEQLQRLLRDQIPAQGLKEVETIDFVGYAKEHGAYIFGDVAVKDGNLYELNAEDYFEIGRLNVKSLLQSLKLDINSRREDYSDAWFADLWTAFGVKGMVALAFWLGSLFAEQIRGLDKSYPFLEAVGEAGAGKTTLIEFMWRLLGRDEHEGIDPTKSTLAGRTRTFGQVGNLPMVMIEADRSNGSDKLHAKQFDWDELKPLYNGRIGRARGVKSAGNETYEPPFRGSVVISQNAVVDASDAVLQRIVHLHFDKSMHSAEGAVASKRLENMPIDRVSGFILAAVRREKKILDTYSEFSAGYEAMLKAHPNLKSMRICKNHAQMMALVDALDHVVPITAEQKKLTCNALIEMAIARQQAINADHPIVQEFWELFDFLDGEGEGIPRLNHSRDDDLLAVSLPHFMAVATQRGINKIPAISELKRLLPESRARKFLAYKSVNSAINVHDGAGVTVKCWVFRRQRAASSKPE; this is encoded by the coding sequence TTGCACGCCGACATCACGCGACTTCTCGACCAGGACTTCGGACTCAAGCCGAAGGGCAAGGGCGACTGGATGCGCGACGGCCGCTGCCCGCAGTGTCAGAAGAAAGAGCTCTTCACCCGCACAGACGAGCCTTGGGTCATCAAATGCGGTCGCATCGACAAATGCCGCTGGGAGCGGCACGTCAAGGAGCTGTACCCGGACCTGTTCGACAACTGGTCGGACAGGTTCAAGGTGACCGAGAGCAATCCGCACGCCGCTGCGGACGCCTATTTGGCCTCCGCGCGCGGCCTGGACGTCGCGCGCCTGCGCGGCTGCTACACGCAGGAAAGCTTCGTCGATCGGGACTTGGATGCAAGCACAGCGACAGTCCGTTTCCCGCTTCGTGGCGGTGGCTACTGGGAGCGCCTCATTGATCGCCCCCAGCGCTTCGGCAAGAAGAAGGCCCGCTTCAACTTCGGGGCGAGCTACAAGGGGCACTGGTGGGCTCCGCCGGGCTTGGACCTGAAGGCGGCGAAGGAAATCTGGATCGTCGAGGGCATATTCGACGCGATCGCGTTGTGGATGCACGGCATTGCGGCTGTGGCGGCCCTCAGCTGCAACAACTACCCGGAAATCGAGCTCGCGGAGCTTGCGACCGCAACTGGCGGCGACCGCCCGACACTGGTGTGGGCGCTGGATACGGACGGGACAGAAGATGACGGAGCTGGCCAGCGCTACATCCGCAAGTGGTCGAAGCAGGCACGGGCGCAAGGCTGGGACTGCGAAGCGGCGCAGATTCCGCAGGAATCCGGGCGCAAGGTCGACTGGAACGATCTGCACCTGCTCGATCGCCTCTCTCCGGACGACATAAAGAAGTACCGGTACGAGGGCGCGCTGCTTATTGCGCGCTCGGCCAGCGCAAAAGCCATGCTGATGTACGGGCACTGCAACAAGAGCCAGTTCCCGTTTGAATTCGGTCGGCGCCTGTGGTGGTTCCAGCTCGATCTGGCCAAGTACGAAAAGGCAAAAGCCGCGCTCGAGGACAAGGACGCCGGCTTGTCGGAAGAGGAGATGCGCGAGCAGGCCCTCTCAGAGTGCAATGCGGTGCATAGCATCTGCGACGGCTATCCGCGCGTCCTGTATTTCCAGCGCAACGAAGTAACCGACGAGAGCTGGTACTACTTCCGCGTGACGCGTCCTGGCGATCAGCCGCCGGTCAAGAACACCTTCACCGGCGCCCAGGTCATGGCTGCGGCCGAGTTCGGCAAGCGTCTCGCCAGCATTGCGGGCGGCTGCTTCTTCTCGGGTACGACTGAGCAGCTGCAGCGCCTTCTGCGCGATCAGATTCCGGCACAGGGACTGAAGGAAGTCGAGACGATCGACTTTGTCGGGTACGCGAAGGAGCACGGCGCCTACATCTTCGGCGACGTCGCAGTGAAGGATGGAAACCTCTACGAGCTCAACGCCGAGGACTATTTCGAGATCGGCCGTCTCAACGTCAAGAGCCTGCTGCAGTCCCTAAAACTGGACATCAACTCGCGCCGGGAGGACTACTCGGACGCCTGGTTCGCGGACCTATGGACGGCGTTTGGCGTCAAGGGAATGGTGGCCCTGGCCTTTTGGCTGGGTAGCCTGTTTGCCGAGCAGATTCGCGGCCTCGACAAGAGCTATCCGTTCCTCGAGGCGGTTGGCGAGGCCGGCGCGGGTAAGACGACTCTTATCGAATTCATGTGGCGCCTGCTGGGCCGCGATGAACATGAAGGCATCGATCCTACGAAGAGCACGCTAGCCGGACGCACGCGTACATTTGGACAGGTCGGCAATCTGCCCATGGTGATGATCGAGGCTGATCGCTCCAACGGTTCCGACAAGCTACATGCCAAGCAATTCGATTGGGATGAGCTCAAGCCGCTGTACAACGGCCGAATTGGTCGCGCTCGTGGCGTGAAAAGCGCTGGCAACGAAACCTACGAGCCACCCTTCCGTGGCTCCGTGGTGATAAGCCAGAACGCCGTTGTCGACGCGAGCGACGCGGTCCTGCAGCGAATTGTCCATCTGCACTTCGACAAGAGCATGCACAGTGCCGAAGGCGCGGTCGCCTCCAAACGCCTAGAGAACATGCCTATCGACCGAGTGAGCGGATTCATCCTGGCCGCGGTGCGCCGAGAGAAGAAAATCCTCGACACCTACAGCGAGTTTTCCGCCGGCTACGAAGCCATGCTCAAGGCACACCCCAACCTCAAGAGCATGCGAATCTGCAAGAACCATGCGCAGATGATGGCGCTGGTCGATGCACTTGATCATGTCGTCCCCATCACCGCCGAGCAGAAGAAGCTCACATGCAATGCCCTTATCGAAATGGCGATTGCGCGGCAGCAGGCGATTAACGCGGACCACCCCATCGTGCAGGAATTCTGGGAGCTGTTCGACTTCCTCGACGGAGAAGGCGAAGGCATTCCCCGCCTGAACCACAGCAGGGACGACGACCTGCTTGCCGTGAGCCTGCCGCACTTCATGGCCGTCGCCACTCAGCGCGGCATCAACAAGATACCGGCGATCAGTGAACTCAAGCGGCTGCTTCCCGAGAGCAGGGCGCGCAAGTTCCTCGCCTACAAGAGCGTGAACAGCGCGATCAACGTCCACGACGGTGCAGGCGTGACGGTGAAGTGCTGGGTATTCCGCCGCCAGCGCGCGGCATCAAGTAAGCCCGAGTAA
- a CDS encoding AlpA family phage regulatory protein, with translation MSAVIRILDHRLQPPAGAQTALLPQLPAHDRMLRLPELVERSGLSRATLYRRIAQGQFPALQSLGGQAKGLRESSFLIWLAGIGEGGAQ, from the coding sequence ATGTCCGCAGTCATCCGTATCCTCGATCACCGCCTGCAGCCGCCTGCGGGCGCTCAGACTGCATTGCTGCCCCAGCTCCCCGCCCACGACCGCATGCTCCGCCTGCCTGAGCTTGTGGAACGGTCCGGGCTCAGCCGAGCGACGCTGTATCGCCGCATCGCCCAAGGCCAGTTTCCCGCGCTGCAGAGCCTTGGCGGTCAGGCGAAAGGTCTGCGCGAGAGCTCGTTCCTCATTTGGCTGGCCGGCATCGGCGAAGGCGGTGCGCAATGA
- a CDS encoding S24 family peptidase, which yields MTKQGFRPQQRVSEARAVSSQMERQQLDGGTVANMADFAGRGLSYGLNRVIGGPQPPGFMRPVRDIRRSKLAQLERESGTPAKLADRIGKNRAQVYQWLAVPKGDDDRSSRDMSDETARDIEQRLGLPAGWMDNDDSPADQGEQVSFAILASHIEPGGAHTVSFPRQLFATRRDLLEPHIRVAWIHGDDMKGEIEVGELVFIDTTKNATPPAHDGVYAFTLGEVPLIKRIKKISNGGFRVQGSRPQKDAIDLYGQDLSSLVVEGRIVSKLVIPGAV from the coding sequence ATGACAAAGCAGGGTTTTCGGCCCCAGCAGCGCGTGTCGGAGGCACGCGCTGTCTCGAGCCAAATGGAGCGGCAGCAACTGGATGGGGGCACGGTGGCCAACATGGCTGATTTTGCCGGGCGCGGGCTATCCTATGGGCTAAATCGGGTCATTGGAGGCCCGCAGCCGCCAGGTTTCATGCGCCCTGTCAGAGACATCCGCCGGTCAAAACTCGCCCAGCTTGAAAGGGAGAGCGGCACGCCGGCCAAGCTTGCTGATCGAATCGGAAAGAACCGCGCACAGGTCTATCAGTGGCTCGCCGTTCCGAAGGGCGATGACGATCGGAGCTCACGGGATATGAGCGACGAGACAGCCAGGGACATCGAGCAAAGGCTCGGATTGCCCGCCGGCTGGATGGACAACGACGACTCTCCCGCCGATCAAGGCGAACAGGTTTCCTTTGCCATTCTTGCCTCTCACATCGAGCCGGGCGGAGCGCACACGGTATCGTTCCCGCGACAGCTTTTCGCTACGCGCCGCGATCTTCTGGAACCTCATATTCGCGTGGCGTGGATTCACGGCGACGACATGAAGGGCGAGATCGAGGTGGGCGAACTCGTATTCATCGATACGACAAAGAACGCGACGCCGCCAGCGCACGATGGTGTATATGCCTTCACCCTTGGCGAGGTTCCCCTGATCAAGCGCATTAAGAAGATCAGCAACGGCGGCTTTCGCGTGCAGGGCAGTCGCCCACAAAAGGACGCTATCGACCTCTATGGCCAGGACTTGAGCTCGCTCGTAGTCGAGGGGCGCATCGTGTCGAAACTGGTGATTCCAGGCGCAGTGTGA
- a CDS encoding ogr/Delta-like zinc finger family protein, producing the protein MTRAGHHASRSGSDHQVTRLRTRCPHCNAWARIRTSYVITALYTELRFECQNDACGHIWLASLEVLRTLCPSDTPNPEIQIPLRAQRAPSENAMAEPAAMRAAG; encoded by the coding sequence ATGACCCGTGCCGGCCATCACGCTTCGCGTTCAGGTTCCGATCACCAGGTAACCCGCCTTCGGACCCGCTGCCCGCACTGCAATGCCTGGGCGCGCATCCGAACCAGCTATGTCATCACTGCGCTCTACACCGAGCTCCGTTTCGAGTGCCAGAACGACGCCTGCGGGCACATCTGGCTCGCCTCGCTCGAGGTCCTGCGGACGCTGTGCCCGAGCGACACGCCGAATCCCGAAATCCAGATTCCGCTGAGAGCGCAGCGCGCCCCCAGCGAGAACGCCATGGCCGAGCCAGCAGCCATGCGCGCCGCCGGCTAG